ttcgggatgatcttcaatttattattttatattatgacctcatgtactccatatttatttagatattatatatttttttaaaatgacggtaatgagaccgataccgttggtacttttggatacctcgggataccttcttaccgtaataccgcccaaccctagcttGTACTGTACGTTCTGTTTAATGGTTATACTGACCAGCAATGTGTCGTCTTTTCTTAAGAATATGATCCTGACGGGTGatataatggtacataatgtgtCTCTTCTTTCATCCAGTAGTGTAgtctctaaaccagtgatgtaatgcttcattacCCATTTACATTATACTTGTGgtcaattaaatcatcatcattcaatcacataactataacacactcttgaatatgaaatatactgtatatgatgCTCATGTTTGTCTTACAATAAACTGAAAAACCTCTTTGAGCAGCTGTCTGTCTCAGTGACCAtttgctcccggatcgatccGTGCGGCAGagctctacattcctagatcgtactttgtcaattcaacctcctttacTACAGACAGATCAAAGCCATGGCTGAGAACGATGTTGAGAACGAGCTGCTGGATTACGAGGAGGATGAGGAGCCACAGGGAGTCCCTGAGAGTGCAGTCACTCCATGCAAGAAGGAGGTGAAGGGTTCCTACGTCTCCATCCACAGCTCTGGTTTCCGAGACTTCTTGCTCAAACCCGAATTGCTCCGTGCTATCGTCGACTGCGGTTTTGAGCATCCGTCTGAAGGTCAGGAGAtgcgtttttttgtttgtttttttttccctgttttcaTCCAGACATCCTTGAGTTTGATCGACATTTGACTGCTGTATAGCATGGAAGATAGATGAGGCTCggattttaaatacattttatgCTTTCTGCAGTTCAACACGAATGCATTCCACAAGCTATTCTGAGCATGGACATTCTCTGCCAGGCCAAGTCCGGTATGGGGAAGACGGCGGTGTTTGTGCTCGCTACACTACAGCAGATTGAGCCTGTGGATGGACAGGTGAGTGTAGTGTTCTAAAGTTGTGTTGGCTTGGTCCTATATGTTTGCATGCATAACGTGAACTTGGAGAATGGGTAGATTGTGAGAGATTAGCTGCACATACAAAACCTAAATGCAGTGGTAATTTACACGCAGCCAATAGTGCGTACACGTATTTGGTTTCAGTTTCTTAAAAGTCCTCAGACAAAATCACAATACGTTGAAATCAACTATGTCAAGAAATGTGCCATGCAGATACAAACAGGAACTGCTCTAGatctatagatgaaagtcttccggatttacccaaaaatccggatatttgaaacaactcttgaaaatctccggtttcccgaatggggaaatttatttttcgcgttcctggacatggcgtaatactttgcatcgtccttgcatgagcgcagtccttaaatagcccaaacatagttcactgattaaagacaggtgttctttgttaacggcgtgcgtgccggagctcgttaggagtgcgcgccttcaggtgcacgagctaaggcgcgcaggactgacaccgttctgcacaagcgcaacacgatcgcactagaaagcatgttcaagctgccagtggagctgcagtctttttagttgcgaattacaagtatttcctcttgtgttaataattcatgtcaaaacaagtgaaactttcctccttctttcgacgtgaagagagttaagcaattttattatatttttttttccatcaaagttgcattttgtggtttcgaagctaagttttagtgccgtttctagaacacaacatcaagaaaacgtggaagaaacagcaataatggaagagccggtttctaagctgcctaaaactagcagtggTAATGTATTTTTtgctacataatgcactcaggctgctagtcagtgtgtgacacacacacacacaccccaaaaaatcctagctacacccctgatttacatgagaaatttggtattcattggtgtttaaatttacagacaatacgaactaaatgtaaacaattggcttcaactcgcataaatctgaattggaaatgtttagttcactttagcttctacaaacgcacaactctactaaaagattgataaacgaggctcaatgtccccaacactgaaacctgaaagctttagaaactctaacaggcctttactttttaacaggactgttttgggattttgctgagtttaccttcaactgtctgatttttttttcaaagtaatgaactgtgtagcaggaaaatcgccgcgttttctaaatgcactcctgaaaattactcattaactaggggaattaaatttgatatttttgacatgttaatcattaatgtacatgaaagaaaaaggcttaaaagttataacttgttttagtgaaaataagtactaaaatgcagagttttgcgtgttatgttattaaaattttttcgggggatgtagcccccccccccccagtttgactttcaaaagttcaggattttttttctttgctccactttcatctctatagaTCAGTTATTGTCTAAATATTCACACAGTACATTAAAATAGTCTTCTATGCATTTTGTAGACttctgaggtcagttttatgaagTCCAGAATGTATACTAAATCCTGCATCCACAGCAAGGACACAATGAGCATCTTCAGTCTCTCTTAGCATTCAGCTATTTATCAGATAGCTCTTTTTTCTGAATTTGGGGGAAATCTTTTTGTATGTTGCTTGAAAAAGCCCAATAATTATGACAAGGTTTCTGTGGAAGAATTTCCTTGCTGCTGTTTTGCTTAATTGCCTAACCTTGATTCAGTAAGTCTCTACAAATGCCTCAGTTCTTTCACTCCATCCATCCTCTCTTTGCTGTCAGGTGTCCGTGCTGGTCATGTGCCACACTCGTGAGCTGGCCTTCCAGATCAGCAAAGAGTACGAGCGCTTCTCCAAGTACATGTCCAACGTGAAGTGCTCGGTGTTCTTTGGAGGCCTGCCAATCAAGAAGGACGAAGAagtgctgaggaagagctgccctCACATCGTGGTGGGCACACCAGGTCGAATCCTCGCCCTCATCCGCGGCAAGAGCCTCAACCTCAAAAACGTCAAGCACTTCGTGCTGGATGAATGTGACAAGATGCTCGAGCAGCTCGGTGCGTTGAGAGAAGGATGTTTTGATTGTggtggtacagtggggcaaaaaagtatttagtcagtcaccaattgtgcaagttctcccacttaaaaagatgagagaggcctgtaattttcatcataggtacacttcaactatgagagacaaaatgagaaaaaaaaatccagaaaataactgtctgatttttaaagaatttatttgcaaattatggcggaaaataagtatttggtcaataacaaaagttcatctcaatactttgttatataccctttgttggcaatgacagaggtcaaacgttttctgtaagtcttcacaaggttttcacacactgttgctggtattttggcccattcctccatgcagatctcctctagagcagtgatgttttggggctgtcgctgggcaacacggactttcaactccctccaaagattttctatggggttgagatctggagactggctaggccactccaggaccttgaaatgcttcttacgaagccactccttcgttgcctgggcggtgtgtttgggatcattgtcatgctgaaagacccagccacgtttcatcttcaatgcccttgctgatggaaggaggttttcactcaaaatctcacgatacatggccccattcattctttcctttacacggatcagtcgtcctggtccctttgcagaaaaacagccccaaagcatgatgtttccacccccatgcttcacagtaggtatggtgttctttggatgcaactcaggattctttctcctccaaacacgacaagttgagtttttaccaaaaagttcgattttggtttcatctgaccatatgacattctcccaatcctcttctggatcatccaaatgctctctagcaagcttcagacgggcctggacatgtactggcttaagcagggggacacgtctggcactgcaggatttgagtccctggcggcgtagtgtgttactgatggtagcctttgttactttggtcccagctctctgcaggtcattcgttaggtccccccgtgtggttctgggattttgctCACCGttgttgtgatcattttgaccccacggggtgagatcttgcatggagccccagactgagggagattatcagtggtcttgtatgtcttccattttctaataattgctcccacagttgatttcttcacaccaagctgcttacctattgcagattcagtcttcccagcctggtgcaggtctacagttttgtttctggtgtcctttgacagctctttggtcttggccatagtggagtttggagtgtgactgtttgaggttgtggacaggtgtcttttatactgataacgagttcaaacaggtgccattaatacaggtaacgagtggaggacagaggagcctcttaaagaagttgttacaggtctgtgagagccagaaatcttgcttgtttgtaggtgaccaaatacttattttaccgaggaatttaccaattaattcattaaaaatcctacaatgtgatttcctggattctttccccccattctgtctctcatagttgaagtgtacctatgatgaaaattacaggcctctctcatctttttaagtgggagaacttgcacaattggtggctgactaaatacttttttgccccactgtatacgttCTTCAGAGCCACTGATTGCTAAATTCCAGCTGTGTCTGTCTCAGATATGCGACGGGACGTGCAGGATATCTTCAGGATGACCCCCCATGAGAAACAGTGCATGATGTTCAGTGCTACGCTCAGTAAAGAGATCCGACCTGTCTGTCGCAAGTTCATGCAAGATGTGAGTCACCAGACACTGCTAAGTTTTCGTGTTTTTGAGAATTTTTGGTAGAAGTTATGGCTCCTGTGTGAATTATGAGTTAGATTCGTCTTATCGTTTAGAATTTAGTATTGTGATTTATTACTGTACTGTTATAAGACAGATTAGGCTGGATTATTCAGAATAACCAACTGTGTGGTAGGATTTCACATGTTAAATACAAGGACTGGCAGGTATTTCTTATAAAGGTGGATGGTTTTGGTTGTAGTGTTGCTAAAGTAATATTTTCTTTTCTGTAGCCTGCAATGCATTGTCAGTATTGAGGAGTGATGTGTCTGTGCCTGTATACACCTATTTGAATCCTTTTTGTTTAAaggcctgtgtgtgtttgtagccTATGGAGGTGTTTGTGGATGACGAGACGAAGCTGACTTTGCACGGCCTGCAACAGTATTACTGCAAGTTGAAGGACAGTGAAAAGAATCGCAAGCTCTTTGACCTGCTCGATGTACTTGAGTTCAACCAGGTGTGTGTTCCTTTGGTTTTGGTTATGGTGataattatatttttttttttcacggtgcggtttccatcaaatcctgcgctctgattggcaagcgggtccgtgttctacggtacggaccccggttacggacctctggcgactcactcgttaacaacaacaaacgtagtagaattttttgtcaatttttttaaataagatttatttataagattatcaaaaatcttcaatttttgccagcatttctcaggagaatagcattaattttacagcatggatagtgataacgacagtcttcacagcgaaagcgagttttactaccctgaggaagaagacataaaaaaaaatttcaggagaaagctaaaaacctctaacttgctaacgccaagcaagaacatgtctgaatgactcctatttgtataaatgggactacataggcggcaaaatgtaggttttttttcctgccatggaagtgcacttgtataccgaggaggaagccatttgcattacagccgtgaatgaggattcaaaatagcattaattttacagcatggatagcgataacgacagtgttcacagcgaaagcgagttttactaccctgaggaagaagaaataaaagaaaacatttcaggagaaagctaaaaacctctaacttgctaacgctgagcaaaaacatggctgaatcctgaataactcaattttgtataaatgggggactacataggcggcaaaatgtagttttgtttcctgccatggaagtgcatttgtataccgaggaggaagccatttgcattacagccgtgaatgaggattcaaaatggcggctcgccttggttttccctttcgggtgctctcgttttctgttagaatttggtaaagaaaaaaataaatatattatttaccagcttaaggtcggtccgtatggtgaaataccgtcacctcggccttgaatactgacctcggcccagagggcctcgctcagtactttcaagacctcggtcacggtatttcacgatacggacctcccagctggtaaataacacattgtTTAatttttgttctatccacattcactggatatgagcaatcacgcactctgatagaCTAGTAGCAGGCTAgccaatcagctcatgtacagtgtgagtagagaaaaacaaaatggtggagcatgttgctgaaccaaccgaggacgaaataaaaactccacttgaaagcagggctgaacgatatggacaaaatttcatatctcGATATTCATGCCAGATACCTCGATATCGATATGATACGATATGACTACGGGTTTggtgaaaaccaagcatttttcagaaaaataaaaacatcataatacaaaaaaatgtggaaagtgcagttttatttttaagacctcactgccagtcatcaacattaacataaattacgaataaataaattacaaatcaaacattttacttcagctctgctttaacaataaataacaaatgcatccgtatttgttatttattgtatgCTCCCCGGGGAAGAAGGACGTCTGCAGACAGCGGGTCTTGAGTTTGAAGTTTGTTGTAATAAAATGGACCGTTAAACTGATGTGAGGTTCAGTTGTCCGGCTCGACCGCAGGCCTGTGGTTGTGGCGAAATGATCGATTTCACGGAGCTCGGATTCAGCATTCAT
The DNA window shown above is from Neoarius graeffei isolate fNeoGra1 chromosome 18, fNeoGra1.pri, whole genome shotgun sequence and carries:
- the ddx39aa gene encoding DEAD (Asp-Glu-Ala-Asp) box polypeptide 39Aa; this encodes MAENDVENELLDYEEDEEPQGVPESAVTPCKKEVKGSYVSIHSSGFRDFLLKPELLRAIVDCGFEHPSEVQHECIPQAILSMDILCQAKSGMGKTAVFVLATLQQIEPVDGQVSVLVMCHTRELAFQISKEYERFSKYMSNVKCSVFFGGLPIKKDEEVLRKSCPHIVVGTPGRILALIRGKSLNLKNVKHFVLDECDKMLEQLDMRRDVQDIFRMTPHEKQCMMFSATLSKEIRPVCRKFMQDPMEVFVDDETKLTLHGLQQYYCKLKDSEKNRKLFDLLDVLEFNQVVIFVKSVARCVALSQLLVEQNFPAIAIHRGMVQEERLSRYQQFKDFQRRILVATNLFGRGMDIERVNIVFNYDMPEDSDTYLHRVARAGRFGTKGLAITFVSDETDAKILNDVQDRFEVNVAELPEEIDISSYIEQSR